Proteins encoded within one genomic window of Citricoccus muralis:
- the rpsI gene encoding 30S ribosomal protein S9: MTLNENEVTEEVELTSYTSESTSTPEGAAPTERPALTVGGSAVGRRKQAVARVRLVPGTGQWTVNGRELAVYFPNKLHQQEVNDPFTLLGLEGAYDVIARIQGGGPSGQAGALRLGISRALNEIDRENNRPALKKAGFLTRDARIIERKKAGLKKARKAPQYSKR, encoded by the coding sequence ATGACTCTCAACGAGAACGAGGTCACCGAGGAAGTGGAGCTGACGAGCTACACCTCCGAGTCCACCTCAACCCCTGAAGGCGCTGCTCCGACCGAGCGCCCGGCACTGACCGTCGGCGGTTCCGCTGTGGGTCGTCGCAAGCAGGCTGTCGCCCGCGTGCGCCTAGTGCCCGGCACCGGCCAGTGGACCGTCAACGGCCGCGAGCTGGCCGTGTACTTCCCGAACAAGCTGCACCAGCAGGAAGTCAACGACCCGTTCACCCTGCTCGGCCTCGAAGGCGCCTACGACGTCATCGCCCGCATCCAGGGTGGCGGCCCCTCCGGTCAGGCTGGCGCTCTGCGCCTCGGCATCTCCCGTGCCCTGAACGAGATCGACCGCGAGAACAACCGTCCGGCCCTGAAGAAGGCTGGCTTCCTGACTCGTGACGCCCGCATCATCGAGCGCAAGAAGGCCGGCCTCAAGAAGGCTCGTAAGGCTCCTCAGTACTCGAAGCGCTGA
- a CDS encoding ATP-binding protein — MTTTPASPALMNSVFTTEDKEKFRTLRITHLAAKFEELIIDESNDHLTPEQIFLAAVDDALDQRRVKNIQKLLLAAQLPIMRASIAEIHYQEGRNITPARMARYAAHDWANETANLLITSPTGGGKTYIACAIAVAACHNEHKVFYTRMDELARRLVIARGDGIAHQALLNRLSDADLLIIDDFLTVGIDPEAANDLFAILANREHRAATMIASQTGPAYWASALPDRIAADSIVNRLANNARTINLGDIDMRRHQGEQTRAAPGYWE; from the coding sequence ATGACCACGACACCGGCGAGCCCGGCCTTGATGAATTCAGTGTTCACTACCGAGGACAAAGAGAAGTTTCGTACCTTACGGATCACTCACTTGGCTGCGAAGTTCGAAGAACTCATCATCGATGAGAGCAACGACCACCTGACCCCGGAGCAAATATTCCTGGCGGCCGTTGATGACGCTTTAGACCAGCGAAGAGTGAAGAACATTCAGAAACTGCTCCTGGCTGCTCAGCTACCGATCATGCGGGCCTCGATCGCGGAGATCCATTATCAAGAAGGACGGAACATTACCCCAGCCAGGATGGCCCGCTACGCCGCACATGACTGGGCCAATGAGACCGCTAACCTGTTGATCACCTCGCCCACAGGAGGAGGAAAGACCTATATTGCCTGCGCGATTGCCGTAGCGGCATGTCACAACGAGCATAAAGTCTTCTACACCCGCATGGACGAGCTCGCTCGTCGTCTCGTCATCGCTCGAGGCGATGGCATCGCTCATCAGGCCTTGTTGAACCGGCTATCTGATGCGGATCTACTCATCATCGACGATTTCCTGACCGTCGGTATTGACCCTGAAGCCGCGAACGATCTTTTCGCGATACTGGCAAACCGAGAACACCGGGCAGCCACCATGATCGCTTCTCAAACCGGGCCCGCGTACTGGGCTTCAGCTCTCCCTGACAGAATCGCTGCGGATAGTATCGTCAATCGACTGGCGAATAATGCCCGCACGATAAACCTTGGCGACATTGATATGCGGCGCCACCAAGGTGAACAGACACGAGCGGCCCCTGGCTACTGGGAGTAG
- the infA gene encoding translation initiation factor IF-1, with the protein MAKKEGVIEVEGTVTEALPNAMFRVKLQNEHIVLATISGKMRQHYIRILPEDRVVVELSPYDLNRGRIVYRYK; encoded by the coding sequence ATGGCTAAGAAGGAAGGTGTCATCGAAGTCGAGGGCACGGTCACCGAGGCATTGCCGAACGCAATGTTCCGGGTCAAGTTGCAGAACGAGCACATCGTGCTCGCCACGATTTCGGGAAAGATGCGTCAGCACTACATCCGTATCCTGCCCGAAGACCGCGTGGTCGTCGAGCTTAGCCCGTACGATCTGAATCGTGGTCGTATCGTGTACCGCTACAAGTAA
- the istA gene encoding IS21 family transposase, which translates to MVDYKKIMSLLLESRSYRDIAESLGCSQRDVAKARAVIKEHGLTGDQVAVMTVERVEELFPDRRRRVAGEYLAPEFGPVVASMRSNRHFTLLQGWRTYLGVASELRKYSYSQYCHLFSDYAARNDLVATLHHEPGRAVFIDWAGDTLQVCDAVTGEITKVYLFVAVLPYSGLVYCTGCTDMRMNAWLSAHKAAFEYFGGVPQIVVPDNAPTATHRPTKGESARVVNPKYQQLADHYATAIVPARVRKPRDKAAVESAVQVINKRVIGYLCEDVFTTVTELNTAIAVRMREINEEIRRADGTTRAERFMAEEASALGGLPVEGFEDVEYRQVKVGRNYHVTCDYQHYSVPHRLAGQLLRARLTDQQVSIFDGDAIVAEHRRKHGRRGQYSTDSAHVPLQHQDVAGLWSRDWFIRRAAAFGPATVEIITAVLDRHKIEAQGYLECQNILESLGKRDKQRLEAACTQLANLGGYASYSGLKRLMAAIDSDTKTSRPHRPAAATIKPQPAVDTLDPAQIYVRGADYYQQGR; encoded by the coding sequence GTGGTTGATTACAAGAAGATCATGTCTCTGTTGCTGGAGTCGCGGTCTTATCGAGATATCGCTGAGTCCTTAGGATGTTCTCAACGAGACGTCGCTAAAGCCCGTGCGGTGATCAAGGAGCACGGCCTCACAGGTGATCAAGTAGCTGTCATGACCGTAGAACGGGTAGAGGAACTCTTCCCCGATCGGCGCCGACGAGTTGCAGGTGAGTATCTAGCGCCGGAATTCGGCCCGGTCGTGGCATCGATGCGTTCGAACCGTCACTTCACTTTGCTCCAGGGGTGGAGAACTTATCTCGGTGTGGCCTCCGAACTGCGGAAATACTCGTATTCTCAGTACTGCCACCTCTTCAGCGATTACGCGGCAAGAAACGATCTTGTAGCCACTTTGCACCATGAACCGGGGCGGGCGGTATTCATCGATTGGGCCGGTGACACCCTCCAGGTCTGCGACGCGGTCACCGGTGAAATCACCAAGGTCTACTTGTTCGTCGCGGTGTTGCCGTACTCGGGGTTGGTGTACTGCACAGGATGCACTGATATGCGTATGAACGCGTGGTTGAGCGCTCACAAGGCAGCTTTCGAGTATTTCGGCGGGGTGCCCCAGATTGTGGTCCCTGATAACGCGCCCACTGCTACTCACCGCCCTACCAAAGGTGAGTCTGCCCGGGTCGTGAATCCGAAGTACCAGCAGTTAGCCGATCACTACGCAACGGCGATCGTGCCTGCCAGGGTGCGCAAGCCTCGAGACAAAGCCGCCGTAGAATCTGCCGTTCAGGTGATCAACAAGCGAGTCATCGGATATCTCTGCGAAGACGTCTTCACGACCGTGACCGAGCTCAACACCGCGATCGCTGTTCGGATGAGGGAAATCAATGAAGAGATCCGCCGGGCTGATGGGACCACCAGGGCCGAACGATTCATGGCAGAAGAGGCATCTGCTTTGGGAGGCTTGCCTGTTGAGGGGTTTGAAGATGTTGAATACCGGCAGGTCAAAGTGGGACGGAATTATCATGTGACCTGCGATTATCAGCACTACTCAGTGCCTCACCGACTCGCAGGTCAATTGCTGCGAGCACGACTGACGGATCAACAGGTCAGTATCTTCGATGGCGATGCCATCGTTGCAGAGCACCGACGAAAACACGGCCGCCGGGGCCAGTACTCCACTGATTCCGCGCATGTACCCCTCCAGCACCAAGACGTCGCTGGCTTGTGGTCTCGTGATTGGTTTATCCGTCGGGCGGCCGCGTTTGGGCCGGCCACCGTGGAGATCATCACCGCGGTCTTAGACCGCCATAAGATCGAGGCTCAGGGGTATCTGGAGTGCCAGAACATTCTCGAGTCCCTGGGCAAGCGCGATAAGCAACGCCTCGAGGCTGCGTGCACGCAGTTAGCCAACCTGGGTGGGTATGCCAGCTATTCCGGACTCAAGCGACTCATGGCTGCCATTGATTCTGATACGAAAACATCTCGGCCACACAGGCCAGCAGCCGCCACCATCAAGCCCCAGCCGGCCGTCGATACCCTCGATCCAGCACAGATCTACGTGCGTGGAGCTGACTACTACCAGCAGGGACGGTGA
- a CDS encoding LysR family transcriptional regulator, producing MELRQLRYFVAVAEELHFGRAAARLHISQPPLTVHIKRLEQTVGATLFDRTSRSVQLTAAGTSLYPRALAILDDVNRASAEVGLVAEGQVGQVRLGFVSSASYEVVPLALREMREEHPGISVDLEPLVTGEQLEALMQHRLDLGVVRDAPLHPGLDFVTLREERIVAVVPADWRIALDESAGLGTWKRCSGYVVALWSAEE from the coding sequence ATGGAATTGCGACAGTTACGGTATTTCGTCGCGGTGGCCGAAGAGCTTCATTTCGGCCGCGCTGCTGCTCGCCTGCATATCTCACAGCCGCCCCTGACCGTGCACATCAAACGTCTGGAGCAGACGGTTGGAGCCACGCTCTTCGACCGCACCTCACGCAGCGTTCAGCTCACCGCTGCAGGAACCAGTCTCTATCCTCGAGCTCTGGCTATTCTCGACGACGTCAACCGCGCTTCGGCCGAAGTGGGTCTCGTGGCGGAGGGGCAAGTGGGACAAGTGCGTCTCGGGTTTGTGTCTTCTGCGAGCTACGAGGTGGTGCCGCTCGCCCTGCGGGAGATGCGTGAGGAGCATCCCGGTATCAGCGTTGATTTGGAGCCCTTGGTTACCGGTGAACAGCTGGAAGCTCTCATGCAGCATCGCCTGGACCTGGGAGTCGTCCGCGATGCTCCCCTGCACCCCGGATTGGATTTCGTCACATTGCGCGAAGAACGCATTGTGGCGGTGGTACCCGCAGATTGGCGCATAGCGTTAGATGAAAGCGCTGGTCTGGGTACCTGGAAGCGTTGTTCTGGGTATGTGGTAGCACTGTGGTCTGCTGAGGAGTAG
- the rplM gene encoding 50S ribosomal protein L13 has translation MRTYSPKPGDIDRQWHVIDATDVVLGRLASQTATLLRGKHKPTFAPHMDMGDYVIIINAEKVALTGAKLEKKKAYRHSGYPGGLTSTTYAELLEKNPVRAVEKAIRGMLPKNKLSAQVLDKLKVYAGGEHPHAAQQPTPFTIDQVAQ, from the coding sequence GTGCGTACGTACTCACCTAAGCCAGGCGACATTGATCGCCAGTGGCATGTCATTGACGCCACCGACGTGGTGCTGGGCCGTCTTGCCAGCCAGACTGCAACCCTGCTGCGCGGCAAGCACAAGCCCACCTTCGCCCCCCACATGGACATGGGCGACTACGTCATCATCATCAACGCAGAGAAGGTTGCCCTCACCGGCGCCAAGCTCGAGAAGAAGAAGGCTTACCGCCACTCCGGTTACCCGGGCGGTCTGACCTCCACCACCTACGCTGAGCTGCTGGAGAAGAACCCGGTGCGCGCAGTGGAGAAAGCTATCCGCGGCATGCTGCCGAAGAACAAGCTCTCGGCCCAGGTCCTGGACAAGCTGAAGGTGTACGCCGGTGGCGAGCACCCGCACGCCGCTCAGCAGCCGACTCCCTTCACCATCGATCAGGTGGCCCAGTAA
- the rpmJ gene encoding 50S ribosomal protein L36 has product MKVQPSVKRICDKCQVIRRHGRVIVICENPRHKQRQG; this is encoded by the coding sequence ATGAAGGTTCAGCCCAGCGTGAAGCGGATCTGCGACAAGTGCCAGGTGATTCGTCGCCATGGCCGCGTGATCGTGATCTGCGAGAACCCACGCCATAAGCAGCGCCAGGGCTGA
- the map gene encoding type I methionyl aminopeptidase, with the protein MDVSRRSIELKKNSQMRRMDESGTILNRALDATIAAAQPGVTTLELDRVFADVLSEAGATSNFLGYYGFPASICASVNEEVVHGIPGERVLEPGDVLKIDGGCIVDGWHSDSARTVILGSSADGTADAADERLSDVTRKAMWRGIAAFASARHIGEIGEAIDDYVSSQPGEPLGILEDYVGHGIGSAMHQAPDVLNYRAGIKGAKIKSGLCLAIEPMLVRGDIETQVLSDDWTVVTADKSRASQWEHSVARHDGGIWVLTAPDGGASELAPLGVTPVPIGE; encoded by the coding sequence ATCGACGTGTCACGCCGATCCATCGAATTGAAAAAGAACAGCCAGATGCGTCGTATGGACGAATCCGGGACCATCCTCAATCGGGCGCTTGACGCCACCATTGCGGCGGCTCAACCCGGGGTCACCACGCTTGAACTCGACAGGGTATTCGCTGATGTCCTCAGCGAGGCCGGCGCCACCTCGAACTTTCTCGGCTACTACGGTTTCCCCGCGAGCATCTGTGCCTCGGTGAATGAGGAAGTAGTTCACGGCATCCCAGGCGAACGCGTCCTGGAGCCCGGTGACGTGTTGAAGATCGACGGTGGCTGCATCGTTGACGGTTGGCATTCCGACTCTGCACGGACCGTGATCTTAGGATCCTCAGCCGACGGAACAGCTGACGCCGCCGATGAACGACTTTCCGATGTGACCCGCAAAGCGATGTGGCGGGGGATTGCCGCGTTCGCTAGCGCACGCCATATCGGTGAGATCGGCGAGGCCATCGACGACTACGTCAGCTCTCAGCCCGGCGAGCCCTTGGGAATTCTCGAAGACTATGTGGGTCACGGCATCGGCTCGGCGATGCATCAGGCACCAGACGTGTTGAACTATCGTGCCGGAATCAAGGGCGCCAAGATTAAGTCCGGTTTGTGCCTGGCTATTGAACCCATGCTCGTGCGCGGCGACATTGAAACGCAGGTTCTCAGTGATGACTGGACCGTGGTGACCGCGGATAAGTCCCGTGCCAGCCAATGGGAGCATTCGGTGGCGCGGCATGATGGTGGCATTTGGGTCCTCACCGCACCCGATGGAGGAGCTTCCGAGCTAGCCCCGCTGGGCGTGACGCCAGTACCGATCGGGGAGTAG
- a CDS encoding DNA-directed RNA polymerase subunit alpha: MLIAQRPTLTEEVVAEHRSRFVIEPLEPGFGYTLGNSLRRTLLSSIPGAAVTSIRVDGVLHEFSTVNGVKEDVTEVILNIKKLSVSSEHDEPVVAYLRKQGPGTVTAADITPPAGVEIHNPDLHIATLNGKGKFDMELTIERGRGYVTAAQNKTPDAEIGRIPVDSIYSPVLKVTFKVEATRVEQRTDFDRLILDVETKEAMAPRDAVASAGSTLVELFGLARELNVAAEGIEIGPGPSDNAVAADMALPIEDLELTVRSYNCLKREGIHSVGELVARSEADLMDIRNFGAKSIDEVKEKLVELGLSLKDSPAGFDPSLHSQESEDEPFGDY, from the coding sequence GTGCTCATTGCACAGCGTCCCACGTTGACTGAAGAAGTCGTCGCCGAGCACCGCTCCCGGTTCGTGATCGAGCCGCTGGAGCCGGGTTTCGGTTACACCCTCGGTAACTCCCTGCGCCGTACTCTGCTGTCCTCCATCCCCGGTGCTGCGGTAACCAGCATCCGCGTGGATGGCGTGCTGCACGAGTTCTCGACCGTGAACGGCGTCAAGGAGGATGTCACCGAGGTCATCCTGAATATCAAGAAGCTGTCGGTTTCGTCGGAACACGACGAGCCGGTCGTTGCCTACCTGCGCAAGCAGGGCCCCGGCACCGTCACCGCAGCAGACATCACGCCTCCGGCTGGTGTCGAGATCCACAACCCGGACCTGCACATCGCCACGCTGAACGGCAAGGGCAAGTTCGATATGGAACTCACCATTGAGCGTGGTCGCGGCTACGTGACCGCAGCACAGAACAAGACTCCGGACGCTGAGATCGGTCGCATTCCTGTCGACTCGATTTACTCGCCGGTTCTGAAGGTGACCTTCAAAGTCGAAGCTACTCGTGTCGAGCAGCGCACCGACTTCGATCGTCTGATCCTCGATGTCGAGACCAAGGAAGCCATGGCACCCCGCGATGCAGTGGCCTCCGCAGGTTCCACCCTGGTGGAGCTCTTCGGACTCGCTCGTGAGTTGAACGTGGCAGCTGAAGGAATCGAGATCGGCCCCGGGCCGTCGGACAACGCTGTTGCCGCCGACATGGCTCTGCCGATCGAGGACCTGGAGCTGACTGTTCGCTCGTACAACTGCCTCAAGCGTGAGGGCATCCACTCCGTGGGTGAACTAGTCGCACGCTCCGAAGCAGACTTGATGGACATCCGGAACTTCGGCGCTAAGTCCATCGACGAGGTCAAAGAGAAGCTGGTGGAACTGGGCCTGTCGCTCAAGGATTCCCCGGCTGGCTTCGATCCTTCTCTGCACTCTCAGGAGTCAGAGGACGAGCCGTTCGGCGACTACTGA
- the rpsM gene encoding 30S ribosomal protein S13 — MARLAGVDIPREKRVIIALTYIYGVGKTRAEQAIEATGVNPSTRVKDLTDAELVQLRDYIEGNFKVEGDLRREVAADIRRKVEIGSYEGLRHRRGLPVRGQRTKTNARTRKGPKKTVAGKKK, encoded by the coding sequence ATGGCACGTCTAGCAGGCGTTGACATCCCGCGCGAAAAGCGCGTGATCATCGCTCTTACGTACATCTACGGCGTGGGCAAGACCCGTGCAGAGCAGGCAATCGAGGCTACGGGGGTCAACCCGAGCACTCGCGTGAAGGACCTCACTGACGCTGAGCTGGTCCAGCTGCGCGACTACATCGAAGGCAACTTCAAGGTTGAGGGCGACCTCCGTCGTGAGGTCGCCGCCGACATTCGCCGCAAGGTTGAGATCGGCAGCTACGAAGGTCTGCGGCATCGCCGTGGCCTTCCGGTGCGTGGACAGCGCACCAAGACCAATGCTCGCACCCGTAAGGGACCGAAGAAGACCGTGGCAGGTAAGAAGAAGTAG
- the rpsK gene encoding 30S ribosomal protein S11, with translation MPPKTRGTARKGRRNAKKNIAQGQAHIKSTFNNTIVSITDTTGAVISWSSAGEMGFKGSRKSTPFAAQTAAEQAAKRAQEHGMRKVDVFVKGPGSGRETAIRSLQAAGLEVGSIQDVTPSAHNGCRPAKRRRV, from the coding sequence ATGCCCCCCAAGACACGTGGTACGGCGCGCAAGGGTCGCCGTAACGCCAAGAAGAACATCGCTCAGGGCCAGGCCCACATCAAGAGCACTTTTAACAACACCATTGTTTCCATCACCGACACGACCGGCGCAGTCATCTCCTGGTCCTCTGCCGGTGAAATGGGATTCAAGGGTTCGCGTAAGTCCACCCCCTTCGCCGCACAGACTGCCGCTGAGCAGGCTGCCAAGCGCGCGCAGGAGCACGGCATGCGCAAGGTCGACGTATTCGTGAAGGGCCCGGGCTCGGGCCGCGAGACCGCGATTCGTTCGTTGCAGGCCGCTGGACTGGAGGTCGGCTCCATTCAGGACGTGACTCCGTCAGCTCACAACGGTTGCCGTCCGGCTAAGCGCCGCCGCGTCTGA
- a CDS encoding FAD-dependent oxidoreductase — protein MMESYEYVVVGAGLMGASTAWHLARDGREVLVLEAHAPANPWGSSHGSARIFRYAYSDPFYVELVKEARRWWTDLEQESGRNLLTATGALDAGALRFPAQLASILADAGVDHELVGPREARRRWPMLDVDSEVLWHPEAGALDAQATVETMIAQAQRHGAELLTGWDVVSVQERGSGHVVVARDGRTIHARHLILAVGGWLPELLPHLPIVTGPLVGSLQVLQEQVIHLPYAAEFADADWPSFIHKTPEMQVYSLPGGRDADFRGQKIAEFRGGRPIASSRHNDRSLNQDARQRLLSYAQAHVPGLGLESYAEASCVFTMTPTENFILQRFGSISVVSPCSGHGGKFAPLIGRLVGQMVAGAATVPERFTLDGMIGPAGGGAAA, from the coding sequence ATGATGGAAAGTTACGAATACGTTGTTGTCGGCGCAGGCTTGATGGGGGCCTCGACGGCCTGGCACTTGGCGCGCGATGGTCGTGAGGTGTTGGTGTTGGAGGCGCATGCGCCGGCCAATCCTTGGGGTAGCTCCCATGGCTCGGCGCGCATCTTTCGATACGCCTACAGTGATCCCTTCTACGTTGAACTGGTCAAAGAAGCGCGACGCTGGTGGACGGACCTCGAGCAGGAGTCGGGGCGGAACCTGTTGACGGCGACGGGCGCTCTCGACGCCGGCGCGCTACGGTTTCCAGCTCAATTGGCCAGCATCCTTGCCGATGCTGGGGTGGACCACGAACTCGTGGGCCCGCGTGAGGCGCGGCGTCGGTGGCCGATGCTTGACGTTGACAGCGAGGTGCTCTGGCACCCGGAAGCAGGAGCTCTCGACGCACAGGCCACCGTGGAAACGATGATCGCCCAGGCGCAGCGCCATGGGGCGGAGTTGCTGACGGGTTGGGACGTCGTCTCGGTGCAAGAACGCGGGAGTGGGCACGTTGTGGTGGCTCGAGATGGGCGGACCATACACGCTCGGCACCTCATCCTGGCGGTCGGCGGCTGGCTGCCCGAATTGCTGCCTCACCTCCCGATCGTCACCGGACCCCTTGTGGGGTCATTGCAGGTTCTGCAGGAGCAAGTGATCCATTTGCCGTATGCCGCAGAATTTGCGGACGCGGACTGGCCATCCTTCATCCATAAGACCCCGGAGATGCAGGTGTATTCGCTACCCGGTGGGCGGGATGCAGATTTTCGAGGGCAGAAGATCGCCGAGTTTAGAGGCGGGCGACCCATCGCGTCGTCTCGTCACAATGATCGCTCGCTGAACCAGGATGCTCGACAGCGCCTGCTGAGTTACGCCCAGGCGCATGTGCCTGGATTGGGGTTGGAGTCATATGCCGAGGCCAGCTGCGTGTTCACCATGACTCCCACGGAGAACTTCATTCTCCAGCGGTTCGGTAGTATCAGTGTGGTGTCTCCGTGTTCGGGGCACGGTGGCAAGTTCGCCCCGCTCATCGGACGCCTGGTAGGGCAGATGGTCGCCGGAGCGGCCACGGTCCCAGAGCGGTTCACCCTCGACGGCATGATCGGCCCCGCGGGAGGCGGGGCGGCGGCCTGA
- the truA gene encoding tRNA pseudouridine(38-40) synthase TruA, with amino-acid sequence MSQPPSAAFAPDHLVRIRIDLAYDGGAYHGWAIQPGLDSVQGAVEAGLEMVIRRPVRTVVAGRTDAGVHAAHQVIHCDLTPQEWTHVSRQRPGVTSEDALVRRLNGVLRSQEGSVVIRRAVVAPDGFDARFSARGRSYRYRIADQLDSRDPLQRRFTHWHGTELSLSLMQAEADSMLGLHDFLSFCKPREGATTIRSLRRFDLHRDRSGVIHAELEADAFCHNMVRALVGSSMLVGEGKRPAGWMLERLSEQRRGSDVRLAPAHGLVLERIDYPESAEGLAAQALRARARRTTTGSANSEDCPSSAIQ; translated from the coding sequence ATGTCCCAACCACCTTCCGCCGCTTTTGCCCCCGATCATTTGGTGCGGATCAGGATTGATCTGGCCTACGACGGCGGGGCATACCACGGTTGGGCTATTCAGCCAGGATTGGATTCTGTTCAAGGCGCCGTAGAAGCAGGGCTGGAGATGGTGATCCGGCGCCCGGTACGAACAGTGGTCGCCGGTCGTACCGATGCCGGAGTGCACGCCGCGCATCAGGTCATCCACTGCGACCTGACGCCCCAAGAGTGGACACACGTGAGCCGACAACGCCCGGGGGTGACATCCGAAGATGCCTTAGTGCGCCGGCTCAACGGTGTCCTGCGGTCCCAGGAAGGCAGCGTTGTTATCCGCCGGGCCGTGGTCGCCCCAGACGGGTTCGACGCACGGTTCTCCGCCCGGGGGCGCTCCTACCGATACCGCATCGCGGATCAATTGGATTCCCGAGATCCACTCCAGCGTCGCTTCACACACTGGCACGGCACGGAGCTGAGTCTTTCGCTGATGCAGGCGGAAGCGGATTCGATGCTCGGACTGCATGACTTCCTCTCCTTCTGCAAACCGCGCGAGGGAGCGACGACGATTCGTTCACTGCGTCGGTTTGATCTGCACCGGGATCGCTCGGGGGTGATCCACGCGGAACTAGAGGCCGACGCCTTTTGCCACAACATGGTGCGTGCTTTGGTGGGCAGCTCCATGCTGGTCGGGGAGGGGAAGCGTCCGGCGGGATGGATGTTGGAGCGGCTCTCTGAACAGCGCCGTGGTTCCGACGTGCGCCTGGCTCCGGCACACGGGCTGGTGTTGGAGCGCATCGATTACCCAGAGTCGGCAGAGGGCCTCGCAGCTCAGGCGCTGCGGGCCCGAGCGCGGAGGACGACGACGGGCAGCGCTAACAGTGAGGATTGTCCCTCATCAGCTATACAGTAG
- the rplQ gene encoding 50S ribosomal protein L17 → MLTPTKGPRLGGSPAHQRIMLANLAANLFEHKSVTTTVTKAKRLQPFAERLITFAKKGDLPARRRVQGLIAAKNRTNKSIVHELFTVIGPAMAQREGGYTRITKIGNRQGDNAPMAVIELVMEPVSPKQAVVKEAEKAVASEAPAEEVVVEETEVVEAEATEAEAPAEAEAPAEDAAEGETK, encoded by the coding sequence ATGCTGACCCCAACCAAAGGTCCGCGCCTGGGTGGCAGCCCGGCTCACCAGCGGATCATGCTGGCCAACCTGGCCGCGAACCTGTTCGAGCACAAGTCCGTGACCACCACGGTCACCAAGGCCAAGCGTCTTCAGCCTTTCGCTGAGCGCCTGATCACCTTCGCTAAGAAGGGCGATCTGCCTGCTCGTCGTCGCGTTCAGGGCCTGATTGCAGCCAAGAACCGCACCAACAAGTCGATCGTGCACGAGCTGTTCACGGTCATCGGTCCGGCTATGGCACAGCGTGAAGGCGGCTACACCCGCATCACCAAGATCGGCAACCGTCAGGGCGACAACGCTCCGATGGCCGTCATCGAGCTGGTCATGGAGCCCGTATCGCCGAAGCAGGCCGTGGTGAAGGAAGCCGAGAAGGCTGTCGCCTCCGAGGCTCCTGCTGAAGAGGTCGTCGTCGAGGAAACCGAGGTCGTTGAGGCCGAGGCAACCGAGGCTGAGGCCCCGGCCGAAGCGGAGGCACCTGCTGAGGATGCCGCTGAGGGCGAGACCAAGTAG
- a CDS encoding LysR family substrate-binding domain-containing protein: MLPGRQNSATTYPDQRFHLRLCATDHRLAQQPELGPEDLTDEPLILFPFTSMPGFVAKALEVFREHGSSPQVVQQVINQENVMGLVAAGIGVSLLPESFSSVRHPRVVTRAVTRAPTSLLQLASAPGGASPATSVIRDVLLGQRPRDSSVATV, from the coding sequence GTGCTTCCCGGTCGTCAGAACTCCGCTACCACTTACCCAGACCAGCGCTTTCATCTAAGGCTATGCGCCACAGATCACCGACTAGCCCAACAGCCCGAGCTGGGCCCGGAAGACCTGACGGATGAACCTTTGATCCTTTTCCCCTTCACCTCCATGCCGGGATTCGTTGCCAAAGCTCTAGAGGTGTTTCGTGAGCACGGCTCTTCTCCGCAGGTGGTGCAACAGGTCATCAACCAGGAAAACGTGATGGGACTCGTGGCCGCAGGCATCGGCGTGTCCCTGCTGCCCGAGTCCTTCTCGTCAGTGCGACATCCCCGTGTCGTCACGAGAGCGGTGACCAGGGCTCCGACGTCATTGTTGCAATTGGCGTCCGCGCCCGGAGGCGCTTCGCCCGCAACTTCCGTCATACGCGATGTCCTGCTCGGTCAGCGACCGCGAGACTCATCGGTCGCTACTGTATAG